A stretch of Garra rufa chromosome 11, GarRuf1.0, whole genome shotgun sequence DNA encodes these proteins:
- the LOC141346100 gene encoding cortexin-2: MCSVHYNHSLTAMSGSDIMAYSLSLEQKTAFAFVGMLLVFLGLLIVRCFRILLDPYSSMPSSSWGDGLEGLEKGTFEYALT, from the coding sequence ATGTGTAGCGTTCACTATAACCACAGCCTAACGGCCATGAGCGGGAGTGATATCATGGCCTATTCTCTGAGCCTGGAGCAGAAGACGGCATTTGCCTTCGTAGGGATGTTGCTGGTGTTCCTCGGCCTGCTGATCGTCAGGTGTTTCCGGATTCTACTGGACCCCTACAGCAGCATGCCATCGTCCAGCTGGGGCGACGGACTGGAAGGCCTGGAAAAAGGGACGTTTGAATACGCTCTTACCTGA